One genomic region from Lynx canadensis isolate LIC74 chromosome E1, mLynCan4.pri.v2, whole genome shotgun sequence encodes:
- the TMEM94 gene encoding transmembrane protein 94 isoform X6 produces MLGRSLPFGGDHIHLGMPAVLWAHGSEGEARGLCPNLLSHVEYCWAPSLWLEKSSPVRLQTQLRNQLEGEPPLALGLSTRKALSILKEQLEAVLEGHLKEQKKCLTWKEMWRSSFLHHSNRCSCFHWPGASLMLLAVLLLLGCHGGQPAGSHGAELVSASALCLLLLLNLILIGRQDRLKRREVERRLRGIIDQIQDALRDGKEIKWPDAMYPDLHMPFAPSWSLHWAYRDGHLVNLPVSLLVEGDIIALRPGQESFASLRGIKDDEHIVLEPGDLFPPFSPPPSPRGEVKKGPQNPQQHRLFRVLETPVIDNIRWCLDMALSRPVTALDNERFTVQSVMLHYAVPVVLAGFLITNALRFMLNAPGVTSWQYTLLQLQVNGVLPVLPLLFPALWVLATACGEARVLAQMSKASPSSLLAKFSEDTLSSYTEAVSSQEMLRCIWGHFLRVIQGTSPTLSHSSSLLHSLGSVTVLCCVDKQGILSWPNPSPETVLFFSGKVEPPHSSHEDLTDDLSTRSFCHPEERGDWPGDGPKPPEFYSHHKAHGRSKHPSGSNVSFSRDTEGGEEEPGKAQPGLEGEPYEAEDFVCDYHLEMLSLSQDQQNPSCIQFDDSNWQLHLTSLKPLGLNVLLNLCNASVTERLCRFSDHLCNIALQESHSAVLPVHVPWGLCELARLIGFTPGAKELFKQENHLALYRLPSAEMVKETSLGRLSCVTKRRPPLSHMISLFIKDTTTSTEQMLSHGTADVVLEACTDFWDGADIYPLSGSDRKKVLDFYQRACLSGYCSAFAYKPMSCALSSQLNGKCIELVQAPGQSSIFTMCELPSTVPIKLSTRRNSWSSDEGIGEVLEKEDCMQALSGQIFMGMVSSQYQARLDIVRLIDGLVNACIRFVYFSLEDELKSKVFAEKMGLETGWNCHISLTPNGDMPGSEIPPSSPSHAGSLHDDLNQVSRDDAEGLLLMEEEGHSDLISFQPTDSDLPSFLEDCNRAKLPRGIHQVRPHLQNIDNVPLLVPLFTDCTPEKPHTGLRLPDSCAPRLHPTPAMCEMIKIMQEYGEVTCCLGSSANLRNSCLFLQSDISIALDPLYPSRCSWETFGYATSTSMAQASDGLSPLQLSGQLNSLPCSLTFRQEETISIIRLIEQARHATYGIRKCFLFLLQCQLTLVVIQFLSCLVQLPPLLSTTDILWLSCFCYPLLSISLLGKPPHSSIMSMATGKNLQSIPKKTQHYFLLCFLLKFSLTVSSCLICFGFTLQSFCDSSQARNLTNCSSIMLRSHADTAPAWFDDFANGLLTAQKLTAALTVLHTVFISITHVHRTKPLWRKSPLTNLWWAVTVPVVLLGQVGQTAVDLQLWTHRDSRVHFGLEDVPLLTWLLGCLSLVLVVVTNEIVKLHEIRVRVRYQKRQKLQFETKLGMNSPF; encoded by the exons ATGCTGGGGAGGAGCCTTCCTTTTGGGGGTGATCACATTCATCTGGGCATGCCTGCAGTACTCTGGGCCCATGGATCTGAAGGAGAAGCACGTG GGCTCTGCCCCAACCTGCTGAGCCATGTTGAGTACTGTTGGGCACCCTCTCTGTGGTTAGAGAAGAGCTCCCCAGTCAGACTCCAAACACAGCTGCGTAACCAGCTGGAG GGCGAGCCACCCTTGGCCCTGGGCCTGTCCACCCGGAAGGCCCTCAGCATCCTGAAGGAGCAGCTCGAGGCGGTGCTGGAAGGACACctgaaggaacagaagaaatgtCTCACGTGGAAG GAGATGTGGAGAAGCAGCTTCCTGCACCACAGTAACCGCTGCTCCTGCTTCCACTGGCCGGGCGCCTCACTCATGCTGCTGgcggtgctgctgctgctgggctgCCACGGGGGCCAGCCGGCGGGCAG CCACGGGGCCGAGCTGGTGAGCGCCTCGGCGCTGTGCCTCCTGCTCCTTCTCAACCTCATCCTCATCGGGCGGCAAGATCGGCTGAAGCGCAGGGAGGTAGAGCGGAGGCTCCGAGGGATCATTGACCAAATCCAAG ATGCGCTCAGGGATGGCAAGGAGATCAAGTGGCCGGATGCCATGTACCCAGACCTCCACATGCCCTTTGCACCATCCTGGTCCCTGCACTGGGCGTACAGAGATGGACATCTGGTCAACCTGCCAGTTAGCCTGTTGGTGGAAGGAGACATCATAGCTCTGAGGCCCGGCCAGGAATCGTTCGCCTCTCTGAGGGGGATCAAG GATGATGAACACATTGTCTTAGAGCCGGGAGACctgtttccccctttctctccacccccttcccccagggGAGAAGTGAAGAAAGGGCCACAGAACCCCCAGCAGCACAGACTCTTCCGTGTCCTTGAGACCCCTGTGATTGACAACATCAG GTGGTGCCTGGACATGGCCCTGTCCCGCCCAGTCACTGCTCTGGACAACGAGCGGTTCACGGTGCAGTCGGTGATGTTGCACTACGCTGTGCCTGTGGTCCTG GCCGGCTTCCTCATCACCAATGCCCTGCGCTTTATGCTGAATGCCCCTGGGGTCACGTCCTGGCAGTACACCCTCCTCCAGCTACAG GTGAACGGCGTCCTGCCCGTCCTCCCCCTGCTCTTTCCAGCCCTCTGGGTTCTGGCGACCGCCTGTGGAGAAGCCCGCGTCCTGGCTCAGATGAGCAAGGCCTCTCCCAGCTCCTTG CTGGCCAAGTTCTCGGAGGACACTCTCAGCAGCTATACAGAAGCCGTCTCCTCTCAG GAAATGCTACGCTGCATTTGGGGTCACTTCCTGCGGGTGATCCAGGGGACGTCGCCGACGCTGAGCCATAGTTCCAGCCTGTTGCACAGCTTGGGCTCTGTCACG GTCCTATGCTGTGTGGACAAACAGGGGATCCTGTCGTGGCCAAACCCCAGCCCGGAGACCGTGTTGTTCTTCAGTGGGAAGGTGGAGCCCCCACACAGCAGCCACGAGGACCTAACAGATGACCTGTCCACCCGCTCCTTCTGCCACCCCGAG GAACGCGGTGACTGGCCCGGTGACGGTCCCAAGCCCCCTGAATTCTACTCTCACCACAAAGCACACGGCCGCAGCAAACACCCATCCGGCTCCAATGTGAGCTTCAGCAGGGACACAGAGGGTGGTGAAGAAGAGCCTGGCAAG GCCCAGCCCGGGCTGGAGGGCGAGCCGTACGAAGCGGAGGACTTTGTGTGTGACTACCACCTGGAGATGCTGAGCCTGTCACAGGACCAGCAGAACCCCTCCTGCATCCAGTTCGATGACTCCAACTGGCAGCTGCACCTTACCTCCCTGAAGCCCCTGGGTCTCAACGTGCTGCTGAACTTGTGTAACGCCAGCGTCACGGAGCGGCTGTGCCGGTTCTCAGACCACCTGTGCAACATCGCCCTGCAGGAGAGCCACAGCGCCGTCCTGCCCGTGCACGTACCCTGGGGCCTCTGCGAGCTGGCCCGCCTCATAG GCTTCACTCCTGGGGCCAAGGAGCTCTTCAAACAGGAAAACCACCTTGCACTCTACCGCCTCCCCAGTGCCGAGATGGTGAAGGAAACCTCGCTGGGAAGGCTCTCCTGTGTCACCAAGCGGCGCCCCCCCCTCAGCCACATGATCAGCCTCTTCATCAAGGACACCACCACCA gTACAGAACAGATGCTGTCCCATGGCACGGCGGACGTGGTCTTAGAGGCCTGCACAGACTTCTGGGACGGGGCCGACATCTACCCTCTTTCGGGTTCTGACAG AAAGAAAGTGCTGGATTTCTACCAGCGAGCCTGCTTGTCTGGCTACTGCTCTGCCTTTGCCTACAAGCCCATGAGCTGCGCCCTGTCCTCTCAACTCAACGGCAAGTGCATTGAGCTGGTGCAGGCGCCTGGCCAAAGCAGCATCTTCACCATGTGCGAGCTGCCCAGCACTGTCCCCATCAAGCTCAGCACCCGCCGCAACAGCTGGAGCTCTGACG AAGGGATCGGGGAGGTGCTGGAGAAGGAAGACTGTATGCAGGCCCTGAGCGGCCAGATCTTCATGGGCATGGTGTCCTCCCAGTACCAGGCCCGGCTGGACATCGTGCGCCTCATCGACGGGCTGGTCAATGCCTGCATCCGCTTCGTCTACTTCTCTTTGGAGGATGAGCTCAAAAGCAAG GTGTTTGCAGAAAAGATGGGCCTGGAGACAGGTTGGAACTGCCACATCTCTCTCACGCCCAATGGGGACATGCCTGGCTCTGAGATCCCCCCCTCCAGCCCTAGCCATGCTGGCTCCCTGCATGATGACCTGAATCAGG TGTCCCGAGACGATGCAGAAGGGCTCCTTCTGATGGAGGAGGAGGGTCACTCTGACCTCATTAGCTTCCAGCCGACAGACAGTGACCTCCCCAGCTTCCTGGAGGACTGCAACCGG GCCAAGCTGCCCCGAGGCATCCACCAGGTGCGTCCCCACCTGCAGAACATTGACAACGTGCCCCTGCTAGTGCCCCTGTTCACCGACTGTACCCCCGAGA agcctcacacagggctccgCCTACCTGACTCTTGTGCCCCCCGActgcaccccaccccagccaTGTGTGAGATGATCAAGATCATGCAGGAATATGGGGAGGTGACCTGCTGCCTGGGCAGCTCTGCCAACCTCAGGAACAGTTGCCTTTTCCTCCAGAGCGACATCAG CATCGCCCTGGATCCCCTGTACCCGTCCCGCTGCTCCTGGGAGACCTTTGGCTACGCCACCAGCACCAGCATGGCCCAGGCCTCGGATGGCCTTTCTCCCCTGCAGCTCTCAGGGCAGCTCAACAGCCTGCCCTGCTCCCTGACATTTCGCCAGGAAGAGACCATCAGCATCATCCGGCTCATTGAGCAG GCTCGGCACGCCACCTACGGCATTCGCAAGTGCTTCCTCTTCCTGCTGCAATGCCAGTTGACTCTGGTGGTCATCCAG TTCCTGTCTTGTCTGGTTCAGCTGCCACCGCTGCTGAGTACCACTGACATCCTGTGGCTGTCCTGCTTTTGCTACCCTCTGCTCAG CATCTCTCTGCTGGGAAAGCCCCCGCATAGCTCCATCATGTCTATGGCCACGGGGAAGAACCTTCAGTCCATTCCTAAGAAG ACCCAGCACTACTTCCTGCTCTGCTTCTTGCTCAAATTCAGCCTCACCGTCAGCTCGTGCCTCATCTGCTTTGGCTTCACGCTGCAGAGCTTCTGTGACAGCTCCCAGGCCCGCAACCTCACCAACTGCTCCTCCATCATGCTGCGCAG TCACGCCGACACAGCTCCAGCCTGGTTTGACGACTTTGCCAACGGGCTGCTGACGGCCCAGAAGCTCACGGCGGCCCTGACCGTCCTGCACACGG TCTTCATTTCTATCACCCACGTGCATCGCACCAAGCCCCTGTGGAGAAAGAGCCCCTTGACAAACCTCTGGTGGGCCGTGACGGTGCCCGTGGT CCTGCTGGGGCAGGTGGGCCAGACGGCAGTGGACCTACAGCTGTGGACGCACAGGGACAGCCGTGTCCACTTTGGCCTGGAGGACGTGCCTCTGCTGACATGGCTCCTGGGCTGCCTCTCCCTGGTCCTTGTGGTGGTCACCAACGAGATCGTGAAGCTGCATGAGATTCG GGTCCGGGTTCGCTACCAGAAGCGACAGAAACTGCAGTTTGAAACGAAGCTGGGCATGAACTCCCCCTTCTGA
- the TMEM94 gene encoding transmembrane protein 94 isoform X4, whose translation MLGRSLPFGGDHIHLGMPAVLWAHGSEGEARGLCPNLLSHVEYCWAPSLWLEKSSPVRLQTQLRNQLEGEPPLALGLSTRKALSILKEQLEAVLEGHLKEQKKCLTWKEMWRSSFLHHSNRCSCFHWPGASLMLLAVLLLLGCHGGQPAGSHGAELVSASALCLLLLLNLILIGRQDRLKRREVERRLRGIIDQIQDALRDGKEIKWPDAMYPDLHMPFAPSWSLHWAYRDGHLVNLPVSLLVEGDIIALRPGQESFASLRGIKDDEHIVLEPGDLFPPFSPPPSPRGEVKKGPQNPQQHRLFRVLETPVIDNIRWCLDMALSRPVTALDNERFTVQSVMLHYAVPVVLAGFLITNALRFMLNAPGVTSWQYTLLQLQVNGVLPVLPLLFPALWVLATACGEARVLAQMSKASPSSLLAKFSEDTLSSYTEAVSSQEMLRCIWGHFLRVIQGTSPTLSHSSSLLHSLGSVTVLCCVDKQGILSWPNPSPETVLFFSGKVEPPHSSHEDLTDDLSTRSFCHPEVEEEPHERDALLAGSLNTSLHLSNEQERGDWPGDGPKPPEFYSHHKAHGRSKHPSGSNVSFSRDTEGGEEEPGKAQPGLEGEPYEAEDFVCDYHLEMLSLSQDQQNPSCIQFDDSNWQLHLTSLKPLGLNVLLNLCNASVTERLCRFSDHLCNIALQESHSAVLPVHVPWGLCELARLIGFTPGAKELFKQENHLALYRLPSAEMVKETSLGRLSCVTKRRPPLSHMISLFIKDTTTSTEQMLSHGTADVVLEACTDFWDGADIYPLSGSDRKKVLDFYQRACLSGYCSAFAYKPMSCALSSQLNGKCIELVQAPGQSSIFTMCELPSTVPIKLSTRRNSWSSDEGIGEVLEKEDCMQALSGQIFMGMVSSQYQARLDIVRLIDGLVNACIRFVYFSLEDELKSKVFAEKMGLETGWNCHISLTPNGDMPGSEIPPSSPSHAGSLHDDLNQVSRDDAEGLLLMEEEGHSDLISFQPTDSDLPSFLEDCNRAKLPRGIHQVRPHLQNIDNVPLLVPLFTDCTPETMCEMIKIMQEYGEVTCCLGSSANLRNSCLFLQSDISIALDPLYPSRCSWETFGYATSTSMAQASDGLSPLQLSGQLNSLPCSLTFRQEETISIIRLIEQARHATYGIRKCFLFLLQCQLTLVVIQFLSCLVQLPPLLSTTDILWLSCFCYPLLSISLLGKPPHSSIMSMATGKNLQSIPKKTQHYFLLCFLLKFSLTVSSCLICFGFTLQSFCDSSQARNLTNCSSIMLRSHADTAPAWFDDFANGLLTAQKLTAALTVLHTVFISITHVHRTKPLWRKSPLTNLWWAVTVPVVLLGQVGQTAVDLQLWTHRDSRVHFGLEDVPLLTWLLGCLSLVLVVVTNEIVKLHEIRVRVRYQKRQKLQFETKLGMNSPF comes from the exons ATGCTGGGGAGGAGCCTTCCTTTTGGGGGTGATCACATTCATCTGGGCATGCCTGCAGTACTCTGGGCCCATGGATCTGAAGGAGAAGCACGTG GGCTCTGCCCCAACCTGCTGAGCCATGTTGAGTACTGTTGGGCACCCTCTCTGTGGTTAGAGAAGAGCTCCCCAGTCAGACTCCAAACACAGCTGCGTAACCAGCTGGAG GGCGAGCCACCCTTGGCCCTGGGCCTGTCCACCCGGAAGGCCCTCAGCATCCTGAAGGAGCAGCTCGAGGCGGTGCTGGAAGGACACctgaaggaacagaagaaatgtCTCACGTGGAAG GAGATGTGGAGAAGCAGCTTCCTGCACCACAGTAACCGCTGCTCCTGCTTCCACTGGCCGGGCGCCTCACTCATGCTGCTGgcggtgctgctgctgctgggctgCCACGGGGGCCAGCCGGCGGGCAG CCACGGGGCCGAGCTGGTGAGCGCCTCGGCGCTGTGCCTCCTGCTCCTTCTCAACCTCATCCTCATCGGGCGGCAAGATCGGCTGAAGCGCAGGGAGGTAGAGCGGAGGCTCCGAGGGATCATTGACCAAATCCAAG ATGCGCTCAGGGATGGCAAGGAGATCAAGTGGCCGGATGCCATGTACCCAGACCTCCACATGCCCTTTGCACCATCCTGGTCCCTGCACTGGGCGTACAGAGATGGACATCTGGTCAACCTGCCAGTTAGCCTGTTGGTGGAAGGAGACATCATAGCTCTGAGGCCCGGCCAGGAATCGTTCGCCTCTCTGAGGGGGATCAAG GATGATGAACACATTGTCTTAGAGCCGGGAGACctgtttccccctttctctccacccccttcccccagggGAGAAGTGAAGAAAGGGCCACAGAACCCCCAGCAGCACAGACTCTTCCGTGTCCTTGAGACCCCTGTGATTGACAACATCAG GTGGTGCCTGGACATGGCCCTGTCCCGCCCAGTCACTGCTCTGGACAACGAGCGGTTCACGGTGCAGTCGGTGATGTTGCACTACGCTGTGCCTGTGGTCCTG GCCGGCTTCCTCATCACCAATGCCCTGCGCTTTATGCTGAATGCCCCTGGGGTCACGTCCTGGCAGTACACCCTCCTCCAGCTACAG GTGAACGGCGTCCTGCCCGTCCTCCCCCTGCTCTTTCCAGCCCTCTGGGTTCTGGCGACCGCCTGTGGAGAAGCCCGCGTCCTGGCTCAGATGAGCAAGGCCTCTCCCAGCTCCTTG CTGGCCAAGTTCTCGGAGGACACTCTCAGCAGCTATACAGAAGCCGTCTCCTCTCAG GAAATGCTACGCTGCATTTGGGGTCACTTCCTGCGGGTGATCCAGGGGACGTCGCCGACGCTGAGCCATAGTTCCAGCCTGTTGCACAGCTTGGGCTCTGTCACG GTCCTATGCTGTGTGGACAAACAGGGGATCCTGTCGTGGCCAAACCCCAGCCCGGAGACCGTGTTGTTCTTCAGTGGGAAGGTGGAGCCCCCACACAGCAGCCACGAGGACCTAACAGATGACCTGTCCACCCGCTCCTTCTGCCACCCCGAGGTAGAGGAGGAG CCCCACGAACGAGATGCCCTCCTGGCTGGCTCCCTGAACACTTCCCTGCACCTTTCCAATGAGCAGGAACGCGGTGACTGGCCCGGTGACGGTCCCAAGCCCCCTGAATTCTACTCTCACCACAAAGCACACGGCCGCAGCAAACACCCATCCGGCTCCAATGTGAGCTTCAGCAGGGACACAGAGGGTGGTGAAGAAGAGCCTGGCAAG GCCCAGCCCGGGCTGGAGGGCGAGCCGTACGAAGCGGAGGACTTTGTGTGTGACTACCACCTGGAGATGCTGAGCCTGTCACAGGACCAGCAGAACCCCTCCTGCATCCAGTTCGATGACTCCAACTGGCAGCTGCACCTTACCTCCCTGAAGCCCCTGGGTCTCAACGTGCTGCTGAACTTGTGTAACGCCAGCGTCACGGAGCGGCTGTGCCGGTTCTCAGACCACCTGTGCAACATCGCCCTGCAGGAGAGCCACAGCGCCGTCCTGCCCGTGCACGTACCCTGGGGCCTCTGCGAGCTGGCCCGCCTCATAG GCTTCACTCCTGGGGCCAAGGAGCTCTTCAAACAGGAAAACCACCTTGCACTCTACCGCCTCCCCAGTGCCGAGATGGTGAAGGAAACCTCGCTGGGAAGGCTCTCCTGTGTCACCAAGCGGCGCCCCCCCCTCAGCCACATGATCAGCCTCTTCATCAAGGACACCACCACCA gTACAGAACAGATGCTGTCCCATGGCACGGCGGACGTGGTCTTAGAGGCCTGCACAGACTTCTGGGACGGGGCCGACATCTACCCTCTTTCGGGTTCTGACAG AAAGAAAGTGCTGGATTTCTACCAGCGAGCCTGCTTGTCTGGCTACTGCTCTGCCTTTGCCTACAAGCCCATGAGCTGCGCCCTGTCCTCTCAACTCAACGGCAAGTGCATTGAGCTGGTGCAGGCGCCTGGCCAAAGCAGCATCTTCACCATGTGCGAGCTGCCCAGCACTGTCCCCATCAAGCTCAGCACCCGCCGCAACAGCTGGAGCTCTGACG AAGGGATCGGGGAGGTGCTGGAGAAGGAAGACTGTATGCAGGCCCTGAGCGGCCAGATCTTCATGGGCATGGTGTCCTCCCAGTACCAGGCCCGGCTGGACATCGTGCGCCTCATCGACGGGCTGGTCAATGCCTGCATCCGCTTCGTCTACTTCTCTTTGGAGGATGAGCTCAAAAGCAAG GTGTTTGCAGAAAAGATGGGCCTGGAGACAGGTTGGAACTGCCACATCTCTCTCACGCCCAATGGGGACATGCCTGGCTCTGAGATCCCCCCCTCCAGCCCTAGCCATGCTGGCTCCCTGCATGATGACCTGAATCAGG TGTCCCGAGACGATGCAGAAGGGCTCCTTCTGATGGAGGAGGAGGGTCACTCTGACCTCATTAGCTTCCAGCCGACAGACAGTGACCTCCCCAGCTTCCTGGAGGACTGCAACCGG GCCAAGCTGCCCCGAGGCATCCACCAGGTGCGTCCCCACCTGCAGAACATTGACAACGTGCCCCTGCTAGTGCCCCTGTTCACCGACTGTACCCCCGAGA ccaTGTGTGAGATGATCAAGATCATGCAGGAATATGGGGAGGTGACCTGCTGCCTGGGCAGCTCTGCCAACCTCAGGAACAGTTGCCTTTTCCTCCAGAGCGACATCAG CATCGCCCTGGATCCCCTGTACCCGTCCCGCTGCTCCTGGGAGACCTTTGGCTACGCCACCAGCACCAGCATGGCCCAGGCCTCGGATGGCCTTTCTCCCCTGCAGCTCTCAGGGCAGCTCAACAGCCTGCCCTGCTCCCTGACATTTCGCCAGGAAGAGACCATCAGCATCATCCGGCTCATTGAGCAG GCTCGGCACGCCACCTACGGCATTCGCAAGTGCTTCCTCTTCCTGCTGCAATGCCAGTTGACTCTGGTGGTCATCCAG TTCCTGTCTTGTCTGGTTCAGCTGCCACCGCTGCTGAGTACCACTGACATCCTGTGGCTGTCCTGCTTTTGCTACCCTCTGCTCAG CATCTCTCTGCTGGGAAAGCCCCCGCATAGCTCCATCATGTCTATGGCCACGGGGAAGAACCTTCAGTCCATTCCTAAGAAG ACCCAGCACTACTTCCTGCTCTGCTTCTTGCTCAAATTCAGCCTCACCGTCAGCTCGTGCCTCATCTGCTTTGGCTTCACGCTGCAGAGCTTCTGTGACAGCTCCCAGGCCCGCAACCTCACCAACTGCTCCTCCATCATGCTGCGCAG TCACGCCGACACAGCTCCAGCCTGGTTTGACGACTTTGCCAACGGGCTGCTGACGGCCCAGAAGCTCACGGCGGCCCTGACCGTCCTGCACACGG TCTTCATTTCTATCACCCACGTGCATCGCACCAAGCCCCTGTGGAGAAAGAGCCCCTTGACAAACCTCTGGTGGGCCGTGACGGTGCCCGTGGT CCTGCTGGGGCAGGTGGGCCAGACGGCAGTGGACCTACAGCTGTGGACGCACAGGGACAGCCGTGTCCACTTTGGCCTGGAGGACGTGCCTCTGCTGACATGGCTCCTGGGCTGCCTCTCCCTGGTCCTTGTGGTGGTCACCAACGAGATCGTGAAGCTGCATGAGATTCG GGTCCGGGTTCGCTACCAGAAGCGACAGAAACTGCAGTTTGAAACGAAGCTGGGCATGAACTCCCCCTTCTGA